TCTGAGCCCATTTCCCTTCTCTGGCTACCATACCTCCTTCTCCTATATGATACCATTCACTACTTTGTTCAATTATCCAGTCTAGACCTGCATCTTGAGGCCACACCCAGCCTTCTCACTCCCCACacccctctttcctctctcactgCTCCTTCCTGGTCTCTTCTCATCTGGCCCCACCTCTAAGGAGTCCTCCTGCCTTCTGGGTTGCCCTGGAAAACAGACTATCCCCCCTCCTAGTGAAGGGAGTGGGTAGGGGTTTCAGCCCCACCCTCAGGAAGATGCGTCTTCCCTGTCCTCTGCTCTGTGGTACTTCCTCTCTGGCTGATTTAGCAAACAGCACCTAGACCTGGGGCCAGGCCTTTGGCAGTGGGACAGATCCAGGGATAGGCTACACCACCCTGCCCTGACCCTGGGATTGGCATCAGCTTCCAACCAGTTCCTGCCAAAGCTTGTAAGTAAGTTTCCTGGGAGCGGccgtggttgtggtggtggtgggacaGTGTGCAGCCATGAAAGAAGGTGCAAAGGAATCTCCAAAGAAAGCCTGACCAGCGTAAAAAGTTGGGAGGCTTTGTCCTTGTCACTTGTCCACTAAACTCCTCCCCTCCCTGTTATTCCTGGTTGACCCTGGGCATCTCTGGGGACAGTAGGCAGGTGATTGGGAAAGTTAATGGGATTGAGGGGCTGAGGGCCTGGCAGGGGGCAAAAAGACTGGCCTTTCAAGGGGTGCAGCATTGGTAGGAACTCTGTTTGGTTCTGGGCTTTAGGGTCTCCTAAGGGGAGGAGACTGAAAAGGTCTggaaatgctgctgctgctgtggtcACTGTATATTTTGCAATTGGGTCTGTGGACAGGAAGGGGCCGCATGACCCAGTTAGGAAACTAGTCTTTGTACTCAACCAGATCCCTTTAAGTTGTCAGTCTGCAGCGATGGGGGCAGTATATTTCAGGGGGACCTCTGATGCTGCTGACCCTGGAGATAGACTAGAGTTCTCAGCCTAGGTGTGTCCATGGCGTCAGGAAACCCTTGGTCCTCTACTCTCATGCGTGTGTCCGCCCTCACTCTCCAGGTCCTCCCGACGGCCATGAACACTACATCTTCTGCAGCACCCCCCTCACTAGGTGTAGAGTTCATCTCTCTGCTGGCTATCATCCTGCTGTCAGTGGCGCTGGCTGTGGGGCTTCCCGGCAACAGCTTTGTGGTGTGGAGTATCCTGAAAAGGATGCAGAAGCGCTCTGTCACTGCCCTGATGGTGCTGAACCTGGCCCTGGCCGACCTGGCCGTATTGCTCACTGCTCCCTTTTTCCTTCACTTCCTGGCCCAAGGCACCTGGAGTTTTGGACTGGCTGGTTGCCGCCTGTGTCACTATGTCTGCGGAGTCAGCATGTACGCCAGCGTCCTGCTTATCACGGCCATGAGTCTAGACCGCTCACTGGCGGTGGCCCGCCCCTTTGTGTCCCAGAAGCTACGCACCAAGGCGATGGCCCGGCGGGTGCTGGCAGGCATCTGGGTGTTGTCCTTTCTGCTGGCCACACCCGTCCTCGCGTACCGCACAGTAGTGCCCTGGAAAACGAACATGAGCCTGTGCTTCCCGCGGTACCCCAGCGAAGGGCACCGGGCCTTCCATCTAATCTTCGAGGCTGTCACGGGCTTCCTGCTGCCCTTCCTGGCTGTGGTGGCCAGCTACTCGGACATAGGGCGTCGGCTACAGGCCCGGCGCTTCCGCCGCAGCCGCCGCACCGGCCGCCTGGTGGTGCTCATCATCCTGACCTTCGCCGCCTTCTGGCTGCCCTACCACGTGGTGAACCTGGCTGAGGCGGGCCGCGCGCTGGCCGGCCAGGCCGCCGGGTTAGGGCTCGTGGGGAAGCGGCTGAGCCTGGCCCGCAACGTGCTCATCGCACTCGCCTTCCTGAGCAGCAGCGTGAACCCCGTGCTGTACGCGTGCGCCGGCGGCGGCCTGCTGCGCTCGGCGGGCGTGGGCTTCGTCGCCAAGCTGCTGGAGGGCACGGGCTCCGAGGCGTCCAGCACGCGCCGCGGGGGCAGCCTGGGCCAGACCGCTAGGAGCGGCCCCGCCGCTCTGGAGCCCGGCCCTTCCGAGAGCCTCACTGCCTCCAGCCCTCTCAAGTTAAACGAACTGAACTAGGCCTGGTGGAAGGAGGCGCACTTTCCTCCTGGCAGAATGCTAGCTCTGAGCCAGTTCAGTAcctggaggaggagcaggggcGTGGAGGGCGTGGAGGGCGTGGGAGCGTGGGAGGCGGGAGTGGAgtggaagaagagggagaggtgGAGCAAAGTGAGGGCCGAGTGAGAGCGTGCTCCAGCCTGGCTCCCACAGGCAGCTTTAACCATTAAAACTGAAGTCTGAAATTTGGTCAACCTTGTGAGTGGGGTACATGTGCTGTGGGTATCGGGGTGCTCGTGGGCGCCCTGGTGGGGCCCCTCTCGGTAGTTGAGAGTCACGTCCTTTAGTTCCCCATGATTTACaattttggaagggacacaaaGAAACATAGACTTCCCCCATCCCAGATGATTCCGAGTACATAGTCTGCAGATAATACTTAGCAAAACGCAGTCTACAGACTCCTAAAGCAGCTTGTCTAGGAAGACCACCCATGTGGGCTTATCACTCCAGGTTCTGTGACCCGGGACCTTCTGAGAAAACAGCACTGCTGTGAAATATCTTCCTTGAAGCCTGTGATAAGTCTCCTTGTTAGAATGACTCCAACTTCCTGCCAATAATCTTTGTCCTCTCCATAGGAGATGTTCTAGGGgatgccttccttccctccatttcACAAAGAGGCCAGACTTGAGGACTAAGTCATTAGATCTTATCCCTTAGAATTTTGCATATCAGCATCTGCTAACCTCCACAACACACCCTGGCACAGGGTGGGGCTGAGGGCCCCAGGAAACAAAGATTCCCAAAAGTGAGAGGGATGAGTCATTATTTCCTAGAGATGACTGTTGTTTTAGAGAACCTTGGTCCAACTCTGTTCTGACAAGGTTTTAGGAAGATGGCAACAACAGTGGCAGCAGTGTACTTTTTGGATCTTtctcataaaaaaacaaaagagcaagTAAGAGAGGGAaaccaaatatccacatgcaacaTCCGCAACAAATCTAGTATGTCAAGGTTTGACATACTCCCATGGACCCCAAAGTATGAGCCAGTGAGAATGAGTCATCAATATCTCAAGACCCATATACCAGCATCTGTGCAGAAGGATGCAGAAGGAAGCAAAGGGATGTTGGATGGACCTAAGAAGAGGAGATCCCCAAGCTGTCTACAGATCCTTACTGGAAGGTATGGTGCACCAATTTGAGAACAGCAGCTGAAACTGGGAGGGACCTAACGGAGTATTTCCCAGTCCTCTCGCCCATTCTGTATGGTGAGCACATAATAGGTACTTATTTAGTGTTTGTCGAATTAATAAAGTTCAAATGACATTTCCCTGGAGATTCTTCCGGTATTTTTGAGTAGGGGGCAGGAAAGggcaaatttttgttttgagtcaTGTGGCTAAATTCTTTATGCTTCCAAGGTGTACAAAATACTATAATCAAGTTGGCAGAGAGGCTGAGGGAGTTCTCTTCCTGAGCTTGTGAAAAAAATCACTCCCTTTCAAAATGCTTAGTctcacatgcatgcatgtgtgcaggcatgtgcacacacattcacacacacactcgcacTAAAATTGGCCTGGGAAGAAGAAGAATTCCCACTGAAGGGCAATGAGAAGGTGATCCCCAGCTATATCAGCAGCTTCAGACATCAATGGGCTCCAGACACCCCAGAGTCTCTTTATTGAGGTTCTTAGAAGGCGAGTGCAATCTCAGCCTAGGGTAGCTGAAGGAGGTCCAGTTCGTGTCAAGTCTGTGTTCAGGAAGTAGGTGCAGAGCTGCCCTTTGCCTTTCACCTTGATGACACCCCGGCTGTAGCAGGTGTAGCCCAGGGACTGTAGGGCCCATGCTGTCTCCTCAGTCACCTACAATTGGAGGGGGGCGAGGGAATATGGAGGTGGCCCTATTCTTAGTCCCCCTCCCCCTATGCCTCCAATGTGGTTCCCTCACTTGGATTTTGCCAAGGACTCCTGTACTCTCCATGCGGCTGGCCACGTTCACTGTGTTGCCCCAAATGTCATATTGCGGCTTCTGGGCCCCAATAACTCCAGCTACTACGGGTCCATGGTTCAACCCTAATGAGGGATGTGGTAATGACAGACttggagaaggaagaggggaagaggaagcCACAAGGAactggaaggaagggagaagagcctGGGGGGCCCTAGAGGAGAGGAGGGGTCTCTAAGGGCTGGAGGAATGTAGCTTAAGAAAAAGAGTGGGAGAGCCTCGTACCTCCTTGCCCAGCACCTTCACACCCCATCCCAGGGAGTGAGTCAGGAAAGGGGCTTCAGGATGAACTGGGAGCAGCTAACAAAGGACTTGGAGTGGGGCAAGCTCAGGAAGGTGAGGAGGTACCAGACTGCTGCAGCAGGGGAAGTCTCTCACCCACTCGCAGGCGgaagttgttgaatgaatgcttgTTGATGACGTCCAGCTTAGACCCCAGGGCCACGGCAAATTCCACCATAGTGCCAAGGTGGCTGCAGCTCCGTTCAGCATCCTGGCAATGGGCCCGCCCACCAGGGTGGGCCAGTGAGGGCACAGGAATAAGTCCCACTAATAAGCCCATCAATGAGAGCCCAGAGGAGGATGGTAGGTAAGGAAGGGTTGCCGTACCTGTTGTGCATCCTGTCCAGAGGTGGCATTTAAGCCTGTGGCTGCCATGTAGGTGCTgccgatggtcttgatcttctccACCCCACTGAACTTGGGCTTGGAGAGCAGCTGTATATAGAGAAGAGTCCTGTCCCCAGTCTCTCTTACTCTCTCCATCACCTCTCCCAGAAGCCCAGCCCCAAGCCTTTGGAGTTAAAGGATCAGGCTGTGGGAGTGGAGATAGTGTCAGGAAGGAGAGGGTTGGTGGTGGGCAGTGTTGCTGGAGTGGGTAGATCTGGGGGATCAGAGGAGGTGAGGGAGTACTGTGGAGGGGAGGATTGACTTCATGGCCAGAAAAGCAAAGTGGAAGGAGGTACTGGTGGAAAATTCTAGAATCTAGGACATAGGGTCTGGGAGACTCTTGGAATTTTCACCTCATCAAAATCAGCAATTATCTCATTGAGCAGCCTCAGACACTCTAGGCCCTCATGATTGATGTTGGATTCAGAGTAGAACTCCTTGAAGTCTGGGACTGAGGCGAAGAGGACACAAACGCATTCATAGGACTGGTGGTAGAGATCCTGGGGGAACAGGAGACTGGAGTGAGGGGTGTGTGTCATGTTCCTCTCCCTTCTAGAGGTCTGCGTGGGGCCCTCCTCCCCATGTCCACACTCCTGGTCTCCCTGTTTAAGAAGAattgggaaggagggagaggagtagGGCCAGGCTACCCCAGGGAAGTGACTTAGGAGTCAAAGCTTAGATCTCATTGTAATTCTAGAAGAGACAGAGGTTTGGCGTTAGGATCACCTCACAGCAACACGAAGGG
This genomic stretch from Homo sapiens chromosome 14, GRCh38.p14 Primary Assembly harbors:
- the LTB4R gene encoding leukotriene B4 receptor 1; this encodes MNTTSSAAPPSLGVEFISLLAIILLSVALAVGLPGNSFVVWSILKRMQKRSVTALMVLNLALADLAVLLTAPFFLHFLAQGTWSFGLAGCRLCHYVCGVSMYASVLLITAMSLDRSLAVARPFVSQKLRTKAMARRVLAGIWVLSFLLATPVLAYRTVVPWKTNMSLCFPRYPSEGHRAFHLIFEAVTGFLLPFLAVVASYSDIGRRLQARRFRRSRRTGRLVVLIILTFAAFWLPYHVVNLAEAGRALAGQAAGLGLVGKRLSLARNVLIALAFLSSSVNPVLYACAGGGLLRSAGVGFVAKLLEGTGSEASSTRRGGSLGQTARSGPAALEPGPSESLTASSPLKLNELN